A single genomic interval of Arthrobacter methylotrophus harbors:
- the istB gene encoding IS21-like element helper ATPase IstB, producing the protein MSPTAPVVVSQTLRRRRGLTEQAAVAAVDQACRRLRLPTIRAVLDEALAVAGKEQLSYQGFLAEILLAECDDRDRRSSLRRVKSANFPRDKWLGDFDYEANPNINQATINTLATGDWIRKGQPLCLIGDSGTGKSHLLIGLGTAAAEKGFRVRYILATRLVNELVEAEDEKMLAKTIARYGRVDLLCIDELGYMELDKRGAELLFQVLTEREEKASVAIATNESFSGWTKTFTDPRLCAAIVDRLTFKGTIIETGTDSYRLAHTRNHQPSSAA; encoded by the coding sequence ATGAGTCCCACCGCACCCGTTGTTGTTTCCCAGACCCTCCGGCGCCGTCGGGGCCTGACTGAACAAGCCGCGGTCGCGGCCGTTGACCAGGCCTGCCGCCGGCTGCGCCTGCCCACGATCCGCGCAGTCCTGGATGAGGCCCTGGCAGTGGCAGGAAAGGAACAGCTCTCCTACCAGGGATTCCTCGCCGAGATTCTGCTGGCAGAGTGTGATGACCGGGACCGGCGTTCCTCCCTCCGGAGGGTGAAATCAGCGAACTTCCCACGGGACAAATGGCTCGGGGACTTCGACTACGAAGCGAACCCGAACATCAACCAGGCAACGATCAATACCCTGGCCACCGGGGACTGGATCCGCAAAGGCCAGCCCCTGTGTCTGATCGGGGATTCCGGGACCGGGAAATCACATCTGCTCATCGGACTCGGCACGGCGGCCGCAGAGAAAGGCTTCCGGGTCAGATACATCCTCGCCACCCGGCTCGTGAACGAACTCGTCGAAGCAGAAGACGAGAAAATGCTCGCCAAAACCATCGCCCGCTACGGGCGCGTGGACTTACTTTGCATCGACGAGCTCGGCTACATGGAACTGGACAAACGAGGCGCCGAACTCCTCTTCCAAGTCCTCACCGAAAGGGAAGAAAAAGCATCCGTGGCCATCGCAACCAACGAATCCTTCTCCGGGTGGACCAAGACCTTCACTGATCCACGCCTCTGCGCAGCGATCGTGGACCGGCTCACCTTCAAAGGCACCATCATCGAAACCGGCACCGACTCCTACCGCCTCGCCCACACAAGAAACCACCAACCCAGCAGCGCCGCCTGA
- a CDS encoding BRCT domain-containing protein, whose amino-acid sequence MKSTVGWAQFKLRFLDRRAASGLDSNCRSGLHSSCHNHKASGSVSKTTDLLVCGEEGSAKWNRAKELGIKIVTPEEFARMLKDGEG is encoded by the coding sequence ATGAAATCAACGGTGGGGTGGGCTCAGTTCAAACTGCGATTCCTCGACCGGCGAGCCGCGAGTGGGCTCGATTCAAACTGCAGAAGTGGTCTCCATTCAAGCTGCCATAATCACAAGGCATCCGGCTCGGTCTCCAAGACCACGGACCTGCTGGTTTGCGGCGAGGAAGGCTCGGCGAAGTGGAACCGCGCCAAGGAACTCGGCATCAAGATCGTCACCCCAGAGGAGTTCGCCCGGATGCTGAAGGACGGCGAAGGCTAG
- a CDS encoding HNH endonuclease signature motif containing protein: protein MTPAAAKESPILRFEADCCANCFEPLPNDEKHKPALFCSELCNSVAKDIRYWRKALRDGRLQNDPDVRLALHTRIAHLLAGGYNAVARTIPADVRTLVISRDKVCVQCGGPGEEIDHIEGDSSDPGNLQLLCADCHHAKTARHFVPATEEQSAFVDGLEQERVMPDEPAQLCDDDEFWQQVERILRPERINRIRHAAAGYAMDSSAEIIAQIRDGKGSRPGIDDSLDDDHSARGLDDDSGYGEDSYFARAMARDD, encoded by the coding sequence ATGACGCCCGCTGCAGCCAAAGAATCACCGATACTTCGCTTCGAGGCAGACTGTTGCGCGAACTGCTTCGAGCCCCTCCCGAACGATGAAAAGCACAAACCGGCCCTGTTCTGCTCGGAGCTGTGCAACAGCGTCGCCAAGGACATCAGGTATTGGCGCAAAGCCCTCCGGGACGGGCGCCTGCAGAACGACCCGGATGTCAGGCTGGCACTGCACACTAGGATCGCTCACCTCCTCGCCGGAGGCTACAACGCCGTGGCCCGGACAATCCCGGCTGACGTTCGGACACTGGTTATCAGCCGCGACAAGGTCTGCGTCCAGTGCGGCGGACCCGGCGAAGAGATTGACCACATTGAGGGCGACTCAAGCGACCCCGGCAATCTGCAGCTGCTGTGCGCCGACTGCCACCACGCCAAGACAGCCCGCCATTTCGTCCCGGCCACAGAGGAGCAGAGCGCTTTCGTTGACGGACTGGAGCAGGAGCGGGTCATGCCGGACGAACCGGCGCAGCTGTGCGACGATGACGAGTTCTGGCAGCAGGTGGAGCGCATCCTCCGGCCTGAGCGCATCAACCGCATCCGTCACGCTGCAGCCGGCTACGCTATGGACTCATCGGCGGAGATAATCGCGCAGATCCGCGACGGAAAGGGCAGTCGCCCAGGCATCGACGATTCCTTAGACGACGACCACTCCGCCCGGGGTCTAGACGATGATTCCGGATACGGGGAAGACAGCTACTTCGCCCGGGCAATGGCCAGGGACGACTAA
- the ligA gene encoding NAD-dependent DNA ligase LigA, with protein MSLSPQNRQPVGIPVGGQFAATNHAEPGIGLGTFASAEEYEAAVASALSAARAYETTDIEEMTDADFDRLLAKIASHEEANGIEPAHDLHDSVGHGGAAGGDVEHATMMKSLDKPGEDAVIEFAAKHPQAVIEPKIDGLAISVRYEDGKMVRAARRGDGYTGEDVTDRVRGVDGLPEMAGDGDYEVRGELYLNDENKEKANAVRTAAGKAPFANARNGVAGMLNKQDGSYAGLFSFAAYSTTIDEKADHLDNMERLQGMGFTTARSLLPQSVLDAEDPMAAIAALGAERKGLGFLMDGAVLKVNTAAERDELGEGSRAPKWAVAYKYPAVEEPTVIEDIEYNIGKTGRLSIRARLTPVEVDGSVVEYASLHNVGDLLRKDIRLGDTVQTFKANDIIPQVHLPRADLRDESSQPWQPPSVCPQCSEPFDKSTELWRCHTPECSVSGRIAYAASRDAGFDIEGLGGSIGDALIEADLVKDVGDLFSLTEDQLADLDLGETSTGGTRTLGQKNAAKIMAEIEKAKAQPLNRVITSLSMRFTGRTFGRRLAAQFETMEALQAATVSQLANVEGIGEKKAFVIHEQLKKNEPVIAKLRASGVNMGTPKPTPAAGAKAPKLARPDGKPLSVVITGSVKGEPTLASLSRSGVQELIEANGGKADFVNLT; from the coding sequence ATGAGTCTTTCACCCCAGAACCGCCAGCCGGTCGGAATCCCCGTCGGCGGCCAGTTCGCAGCCACCAACCACGCCGAGCCGGGCATCGGTCTCGGCACCTTCGCCAGCGCCGAGGAGTATGAGGCGGCGGTCGCCAGCGCACTGTCCGCAGCCCGCGCCTACGAGACGACCGACATCGAAGAAATGACGGACGCCGACTTCGACCGGCTGCTGGCCAAGATCGCTTCCCATGAGGAAGCCAATGGGATCGAACCCGCCCACGACCTGCACGACTCGGTCGGCCACGGCGGTGCCGCCGGCGGAGACGTCGAGCACGCCACCATGATGAAGTCCCTGGACAAGCCAGGCGAAGACGCCGTCATCGAGTTCGCGGCCAAGCACCCGCAGGCCGTCATCGAGCCCAAGATCGACGGCCTGGCGATCAGCGTCCGCTACGAGGACGGCAAGATGGTCCGCGCCGCCAGGCGAGGCGACGGCTACACCGGCGAGGATGTGACCGACCGCGTCCGCGGCGTCGACGGCCTGCCCGAAATGGCAGGCGACGGTGACTACGAAGTCCGTGGCGAGCTGTACCTGAACGACGAAAACAAGGAGAAGGCCAACGCGGTCCGCACCGCGGCCGGCAAGGCACCGTTCGCGAACGCCCGCAACGGTGTCGCCGGGATGCTGAACAAGCAGGACGGCTCCTACGCCGGTCTGTTTTCCTTCGCTGCGTACTCCACGACGATCGACGAGAAGGCAGATCATCTGGACAACATGGAGCGCCTCCAGGGTATGGGCTTTACGACGGCCCGGTCCCTGCTCCCCCAGTCCGTTCTGGACGCCGAAGACCCGATGGCCGCCATCGCCGCCCTGGGCGCAGAGCGCAAGGGCCTCGGTTTCCTGATGGACGGTGCCGTTCTGAAGGTCAACACCGCCGCGGAACGTGACGAGCTGGGTGAGGGTTCCCGTGCCCCGAAGTGGGCCGTGGCGTACAAGTACCCAGCGGTGGAAGAACCGACCGTGATCGAAGACATCGAGTACAACATCGGCAAGACGGGCCGCCTGTCCATCCGTGCCCGGCTGACCCCGGTCGAGGTGGACGGCTCCGTCGTCGAATACGCCTCGCTTCACAATGTCGGCGATCTGCTGCGGAAAGACATCCGACTCGGGGACACAGTCCAAACTTTTAAGGCGAACGACATCATTCCCCAAGTTCACCTGCCCCGTGCCGATCTCCGCGATGAGAGCTCTCAGCCGTGGCAGCCACCGTCGGTCTGCCCGCAGTGCTCGGAGCCGTTCGACAAGTCCACGGAGCTGTGGCGCTGCCACACGCCAGAGTGCAGCGTGAGCGGTCGCATCGCGTACGCCGCGTCCCGTGACGCCGGCTTCGACATCGAGGGCCTCGGCGGTTCTATCGGCGATGCGCTCATCGAGGCTGACCTGGTCAAGGACGTCGGCGACCTGTTCTCCCTGACCGAGGACCAGCTCGCGGACCTGGACCTGGGCGAGACCTCCACCGGCGGCACCCGCACCCTGGGCCAGAAGAACGCTGCCAAGATCATGGCCGAGATCGAGAAGGCCAAGGCCCAGCCGCTGAACCGGGTCATCACATCCCTGTCCATGCGGTTCACCGGCCGCACCTTCGGCCGCCGCCTGGCCGCCCAGTTCGAGACGATGGAAGCCCTCCAGGCTGCCACGGTGTCCCAGCTCGCCAACGTCGAAGGGATCGGTGAGAAGAAGGCCTTCGTCATCCACGAGCAGCTGAAGAAGAACGAGCCGGTCATCGCCAAGTTGCGGGCCTCCGGCGTGAACATGGGCACCCCGAAGCCGACGCCGGCCGCGGGCGCCAAGGCCCCGAAGTTGGCCAGGCCGGACGGAAAGCCGCTTTCGGTGGTCATCACCGGTAGCGTCAAGGGCGAACCGACCCTCGCGTCGCTGTCCCGGAGCGGTGTCCAGGAGCTCATCGAGGCCAACGGCGGCAAGGCTGATTTTGTCAATCTGACTTGA
- the istA gene encoding IS21 family transposase encodes MGLRVELFARIRRDARVKGFSIRALAREHHVSRRTVRQALAAAEPPTRRIPARTAPKLDRIRAVIDQILTADLDAPRKQRHTAQRIFDRLVDEHQAVISYSTVRQYVKARRAQIAIEAGRAPVEVFVPQEHAPGAEAEVDFGDVYVDLAGVRTRCYMFAYRLSHSGKAVHRVYPTCAQEAFLEGHIEAFNALGGVPTKHIRYDNLTSAVTKVIYGGGRQRVENERWVLFKSHYGFDSFFCIPGIEGAHEKGGVEGEVGRFRRNFLTPVPAVDSLVELNDQIRVWDEAEDRRRISQRLRTVGQDFAVEQPLLAPLPLEDFDPGLILTPRVDRSSLVTVRSAKYSVPVRFINRKVRVSLRATEVRIFDGRTLIAKHPRTVARGGQCVQLDHYLEVLRIKPGALPGSTALAQARESGAFTPAHDAFWAAARKTDGDAEATRELIDVLLLHRSMDARDVIDGITAALRVGAVSADVVAVEARRVASESNTGWVRPDCHPGANADVLEHRVVSLTQRRLADPAAVIAGLPPDKRPLPSVAGYDDLLKFRAQPSSIPPSKEQIS; translated from the coding sequence ATGGGGTTGAGGGTGGAGCTTTTTGCAAGGATCCGGCGGGACGCGCGCGTCAAGGGATTCTCGATCCGCGCGCTGGCCAGGGAGCATCATGTTTCCCGAAGGACTGTCCGGCAAGCCCTCGCAGCTGCTGAGCCGCCCACCCGCAGGATTCCTGCCCGCACGGCACCGAAACTGGATCGGATCAGGGCTGTGATCGATCAGATACTTACGGCTGATCTTGATGCTCCGAGGAAGCAGCGCCATACCGCACAAAGGATCTTTGACCGTTTGGTCGATGAGCATCAGGCGGTGATTTCGTATTCGACGGTGCGCCAGTATGTGAAGGCCCGCAGGGCCCAGATTGCCATCGAGGCCGGGCGGGCCCCCGTGGAAGTCTTTGTGCCTCAGGAACATGCCCCTGGCGCGGAGGCCGAGGTTGATTTCGGTGATGTGTATGTGGACCTCGCCGGCGTCCGCACCCGTTGTTACATGTTCGCTTACCGGCTCTCCCACTCGGGCAAGGCTGTCCACCGCGTGTACCCTACATGCGCGCAGGAGGCATTCCTGGAAGGCCATATCGAAGCCTTCAATGCTTTGGGCGGGGTCCCCACGAAGCACATCCGGTACGACAACCTCACGTCCGCGGTCACGAAGGTCATCTACGGTGGCGGCCGGCAACGCGTGGAGAACGAACGATGGGTGTTGTTCAAATCCCACTATGGCTTCGACTCATTCTTTTGCATCCCGGGCATCGAAGGGGCCCATGAGAAGGGCGGGGTCGAAGGAGAAGTGGGACGGTTTCGCCGGAACTTCCTGACCCCTGTCCCGGCCGTGGATAGCTTGGTAGAGCTCAATGACCAGATCCGGGTCTGGGACGAGGCTGAGGACCGCCGCCGGATTTCCCAGCGGCTCCGCACGGTCGGGCAGGACTTCGCCGTTGAGCAGCCCCTGCTGGCACCGTTGCCCCTCGAGGACTTCGACCCTGGGCTGATCCTGACACCAAGGGTGGACCGTTCATCCCTGGTGACGGTCCGCTCGGCGAAGTATTCCGTTCCGGTGCGGTTCATCAACCGAAAGGTCAGAGTGTCCCTGCGCGCTACCGAGGTGAGGATCTTCGATGGCAGAACCCTGATCGCCAAACATCCAAGGACCGTGGCCCGCGGCGGGCAATGCGTGCAGCTGGACCACTATCTTGAAGTACTCAGGATTAAGCCCGGCGCTTTGCCCGGGTCCACAGCCCTGGCGCAGGCCCGCGAATCGGGGGCATTCACCCCCGCCCACGACGCTTTCTGGGCTGCGGCCAGGAAGACCGATGGTGATGCTGAGGCCACCCGGGAACTTATCGATGTTCTCCTGCTCCACCGGAGCATGGACGCGCGTGACGTCATCGACGGGATCACCGCGGCGCTTCGTGTCGGTGCGGTCAGCGCAGACGTCGTCGCGGTCGAAGCCAGGCGTGTGGCCTCCGAAAGCAACACAGGGTGGGTCCGGCCCGATTGCCATCCCGGCGCAAATGCCGATGTTCTCGAGCACCGTGTTGTCAGTCTCACCCAGCGCCGGCTGGCGGATCCTGCAGCGGTCATCGCAGGTCTCCCACCGGACAAACGCCCGCTGCCCTCAGTGGCCGGCTATGACGACTTACTCAAATTCCGCGCCCAGCCCTCATCCATCCCGCCGTCCAAGGAGCAGATTTCATGA